The following are from one region of the Mangifera indica cultivar Alphonso chromosome 14, CATAS_Mindica_2.1, whole genome shotgun sequence genome:
- the LOC123196725 gene encoding transmembrane E3 ubiquitin-protein ligase FLY2-like has product MFIRQILGSVWFQRRRKLGFLVRILFGLWFGFAILKPVGALRPLRERARSWGDEWLSVRKDENELGPFSPWNITGTYRGAWKFLDSANSSSKFTEFRKSNGNSIIELVSTPTKITGVHYVQGVIIFHDVFDNEHNVGGAQIRVEGVYIWPFRQLRMVANSGKEGDSNQEDYILSNPYHMLGVFSSQVFQESPREKIWRRKNSPIYEIEKHCNIEIAAQISRISSSQHESDHDRYHLEGLMESPAVDDDGDCLSPLLVNATSVNIEVYYNKAVNYTLMVTFVSFLQVLLLIRQMEHSNTQSGAAKVSILMIGQQAIMDAYLCLIHLTAGILVESLFNAFATAAFFKFVVFSIFEMRYLLAIWKANRPMNNGEGWETMRRELSVLYSRFYGILLGGILVMYEFHNFLRPILLLMYSFWIPQIITNVVRDSRKFLHPHYILGISVTRLAIPLYIFGCPHNFMRIEPDRNWCIYLIVFIGLQALILLLQHYLGSRWFIPRQILPEKYSYYRRFDQATDHSTDCVICMTAIDLSQRINDCMVTPCEHFFHSGCLQRWMDIKMECPTCRRPLPPA; this is encoded by the exons ATGTTTATCCGGCAAATTTTGGGTTCTGTGTGGTTTCAAAGGAGGaggaaattagggtttttggttCGGATTCTTTTTGGATTATGGTTTGGTTTTGCAATTCTAAAGCCTGTTGGGGCTCTCAGACCGCTAAGGGAGCGGGCACGCTCGTGGGGCGATGAG tGGCTATCTGttagaaaagatgaaaatgaattgGGTCCATTTTCTCCATGGAACATAACAGGAACTTACCGAG GAGCTTGGAAATTTCTAGATTCTGCAAATAGCTCTTCCAAGTTTACAGAGTTCAGGAAATCAAATGGAAATTCCATCATTGAATTAGTTAGCACCCCAACAAAAATAACTGGTGTACATTATGTTCAG GGTGTAATTATATTCCATGATGTGTTTGATAATGAGCATAATGTTGGTGGTGCTCAAATCAGAGTAGAAGGTGTATATATATGGCCTTTTAGACAACTTCGAATGGTAGCTAACAG TGGAAAAGAGGGAGATTCGAACCAAGAAGattatattttgtcaaatccGTATCATATG CTTGGAGTTTTCTCATCTCAGGTGTTCCAAGAATCTCCTCGAGAAAAAATATGGAGAAGGAAAAATT CACCAATTTATGAGATAGAGAAACATTGTAATATAGAAATCGCTGCACAAATTTCACGTATCTCATCCTCACAACATG AGAGTGATCATGATCGTTATCACCTAGAAGGACTAATGGAGAGTCCTGCAGTGGATGATGACGGGGATTGCTTGTCACCTTTACTTGTAAATGCTACATCTGTCAACATTGAGGTCTACTATAACAAAGCAGTGAACTATACTTTAATGGTCACTTTT GTTTCTTTCCTTCAGGTTCTTTTGTTAATTCGGCAGATGGAACATAGCAACACTCAATCT GGTGCTGCcaaagtttcaattttaatgATAGGGCAACAGGCTATCATGGATGCATATCTTTGCCTCATACATCTGACTGCAGGAATACTAGTTG AATCTTTGTTTAATGCTTTTGCAACGGCTGCATTTTTCAAGTTTGTAGTCTTCTCAATTTTTGAGATGAGATATCTTCTTGCAATATGGAAGGCAAATCGACCCATGAATAATGGTGAAGGTTGGGAGACCATGAGGCGTGAACTATCAGTTCTATATAGTCGTTTCT ATGGGATCCTTTTGGGAGGCATTCTGGTTATGTAtgaatttcacaattttctgCGACCTATTCTTCTCCTTATGTACTCATTTTGGATACCTCAAATAATCACCAATGTTGTTCGCGATTCAAGAAAATTTTTGCATCCTCACTACATCTTAGGCATAAGTGTTACTCGGTTAGCAATcccattatatatttttggatgCCCTCACAACTTCATGCGGATTGAGCCTGATCGGAATTGGTGTATTTACTTGATTGTATTTATTGGACTGCAAGctttaattcttcttcttcagcacTACCTTGGATCTCGATGGTTCATTCCTCGTCAG ATCTTGCCAGAGAAATATAGCTATTATAGGCGATTCGATCAGGCTACAGATCATTCTACAGACTGTGTCATTTGCATGACTGCCATTGATCTTTCACAGCGTATTAATGATTGCATG GTGACACCGTGTGAACATTTTTTCCACTCGGGTTGTTTACAAAGATGGATGGATATAAAGATGGAATGCCCAACTTGCCGGCGTCCTCTGCCACCGGCCTAG
- the LOC123196383 gene encoding ADP,ATP carrier protein 3, mitochondrial-like, translating into MADGSHHPSVFQKIQGQSYFITKLSPNLHTRNYNVTGYVNGGLQSSLWPANQGNSLALAPLSPIHVQAPSEKGAYAFMVDFLMGGVSAAVSKTAAAPIERVKLLIQNQDEMIKAGRLSEPYKGISDCFARTIKDEGIISLWRGNTANVIRYFPTQALNFAFKDYFKRLFNFKKDRDGYWKWFAGNLASGGAAGASSLLFVYSLDYGRTRLANDAKAAKKGGERQFNGLIDVYKKTIKSDGIAGLYRGFNISCVGIIVYRGLYFGMYDSLKPVVLVGELQDSFLASFLLGWGITIGAGLASYPIDTVRRRMMMTSGEAVKYKSSLDAFRQILQKEGAKSLFKGAGANILRAVAGAGVLAGYDKLQLIVLGKKYGSGGGG; encoded by the exons ATGGCAGATGGATCACACCATCCATCAGTATTTCAGAAGATTCAAGGACAATCCTATTTCATTACCAAGCTCTCCCCAAATTTGCACACCCGTAATTACAATGTAACTGGCTATGTTAATGGAGGCTTGCAGAGTTCTTTATGGCCAGCAAATCAGGGCAATAGCTTGGCACTGGCACCTCTTTCTCCAATTCATGTACAGGCTCCATCAGAGAAAGGTGCTTATGCTTTTATGGTGGATTTTCTTATGGGAGGAGTTTCTGCAGCTGTTTCCAAGACTGCAGCTGCTCCGATTGAGCGTGTTAAGCTTTTGATCCAGAACCAGGACGAGATGATTAAGGCTGGTAGACTGTCTGAACCATACAAGGGAATTTCTGATTGCTTTGCCAGAACTATTAAGGATGAAGGTATCATTTCTCTTTGGAGAGGAAACACAGCTAACGTTATCAGATATTTCCCCACCCAGGCCCTGAATTTTGCATTCAAGGATTACTTTAAGAGACTGTTTAACTTCAAGAAAGACAGAGATGGCTACTGGAAATGGTTCGCTGGTAACTTGGCATCTGGTGGTGCCGCTGGTGCTTCATCACTTCTCTTTGTTTACTCTCTTGACTATGGTAGAACTCGTCTGGCTAATGATGCTAAGGCGGCTAAGAAGGGTGGTGAGAGGCAGTTTAATGGTTTGATTGATGTCTACAAGAAGACAATCAAGTCTGACGGCATTGCAGGGCTGTATCGTGGATTCAACATTTCTTGTGTTGGGATTATAGTATATCGTGGACTATACTTTGGAATGTACGACTCTTTGAAACCTGTGGTGCTGGTTGGAGAGTTGCAG GATAGTTTCTTGGCTAGCTTTTTACTGGGATGGGGAATCACAATTGGAGCTGGTTTGGCTTCTTACCCCATTGATACAGTTCGTAGAAGGATGATGATGACTTCTGGAGAAGCAGTCAAGTACAAGAGCTCTCTGGATGCATTTAGGCAGATTCTTCAGAAAGAAGGTGCTAAATCTCTCTTCAAGGGTGCAGGTGCAAACATCCTGCGCGCTGTTGCAGGTGCTGGTGTGCTTGCTGGTTATGACAAGCTGCAGCTCATTGTTTTGGGCAAGAAATACGGATCTGGTGGTGGTGGTTAA
- the LOC123196566 gene encoding leucine-rich repeat extensin-like protein 4, with protein MASPLFSAFTPHVLLIILFVYLSSLSNNLAAKRSYSSTHHHHLSSHKSSPLANEKLHQAYIALQAWKRVIYSDPFNFTTNWVGPSVCNYTGIYCAPPPYNHKIRVVAGIDLNGADIAGFLPDEIGLLSDLALIHLNSNRFCGTIPKALSNLSLLYELDLSNNRFVGPFPRVVLSLPTLNYLDIRFNEFEGPLPPELANKKLDAIFVNNNRFTNVIPPNFGANNSASVVVIANNNFGGCLPPSIAKMADTLEELLVTNTSLSGCLPPEVGYLYKLRVLDVSFNNLVGPIPYSIAGLAKLEQLNFAHNMMTGVVPEGVCVLPNLANFTFSYNFFCEEEGICSNLTSKHIVFDDRRNCLPERPLQRSNEVCQPVLEHPVECFEQHCESGGSVSSNGPFGGSVALAPTAMPTAAPMFSPSMAPTHT; from the coding sequence ATGGCTTCACCTTTGTTTTCTGCTTTCACTCCCCATGTCTTACTAATCATCTTATTTGTGTACCTTTCTTCTTTATCGAATAATCTTGCAGCGAAGCGCAGCTACTCTTCAACTCACCACCATCACCTTTCCTCTCACAAGTCCTCGCCTTTGGCAAATGAGAAACTTCACCAAGCTTATATTGCTCTTCAAGCATGGAAAAGGGTCATTTACTCTGATCCTTTCAACTTCACCACCAACTGGGTTGGTCCTTCAGTATGCAACTACACTGGCATTTATTGTGCACCTCCTCCTTATAACCACAAAATCCGAGTGGTTGCTGGCATTGATCTTAATGGAGCTGATATTGCTGGGTTTCTTCCTGATGAAATAGGCCTCCTCTCTGACCTTGCACTCATCCATCTTAATAGCAATCGCTTCTGTGGCACTATCCCAAAAGCTTTATCAAATCTTTCACTTCTTTATGAGCTTGACCTTAGTAATAACAGATTTGTTGGCCCTTTCCCTCGTGTTGTGCTCTCTCTTCCAACTCTAAACTATCTTGACATCCGTTTCAATGAGTTCGAAGGACCATTACCTCCAGAACTTGCCAATAAGAAACTAGATGCAATATTTGTTAATAACAATCGTTTTACCAATGTGATTCCTCCAAATTTTGGTGCAAATAACTCAGCATCTGTTGTAGTAATTGCCAACAACAACTTTGGTGGATGCTTGCCACCAAGTATTGCCAAAATGGCTGACACTTTAGAGGAGTTGCTAGTGACCAACACTAGTTTGTCAGGGTGTTTGCCACCAGAAGTTGGTTATCTCTACAAACTGAGAGTGCTGGATGTGAGCTTCAACAATTTGGTCGGTCCTATACCTTATAGCATCGCAGGGTTAGCTAAATTGGAACAACTAAATTTCGCTCATAACATGATGACTGGTGTTGTGCCAGAGGGAGTTTGTGTTCTGCCAAACTTGgcaaattttacattttcttatAACTTCTTCTGTGAAGAGGAGGGAATCTGCAGTAACTTGACATCAAAGCATATAGTGTTTGATGATAGGAGGAACTGTCTGCCGGAGAGACCGCTCCAGCGAAGTAACGAAGTATGTCAGCCTGTGCTTGAGCACCCAGTTGAGTGCTTTGAGCAACACTGCGAGAGTGGTGGTAGTGTTAGTAGCAATGGACCCTTTGGCGGTTCAGTTGCCTTGGCTCCAACAGCAATGCCAACAGCCGCACCTATGTTTTCACCTTCAATGGCTCCTACCCATACGTAA